One Choloepus didactylus isolate mChoDid1 chromosome 8, mChoDid1.pri, whole genome shotgun sequence DNA window includes the following coding sequences:
- the LOC119541825 gene encoding ras-related GTP-binding protein C, translating into MSLQYGTDSAPLAGSYGAADSFPKDFGYGVEEEEEEAAAAGGGVGAGAGGGCGPGGADSSKPRILLMGLRRSGKSSIQKVVFHKMSPNETLFLESTNKIYKDDISNSSFVNFQIWDFPGQMDFFDPTFDYEMIFRGTGALIYVIDAQDDYMEALTRLHITVSKAYKVNPDMNFEVFIHKVDGLSDDHKIETQRDIHQRANDDLADAGLEKLHLSFYLTSIYDHSIFEAFSKVVQKLIPQLPTLENLLNIFISNSGIEKAFLFDVVSKIYIATDSSPVDMQSYELCCDMIDVVIDVSCIYGLKEDGSGSAYDKESMAIIKLNNTTVLYLKEVTKFLALVCILREESFERKGLIDYNFHCFRKAIHEVFEVGVTSHRSCHQTSAPSLKALAHNGTPRNAI; encoded by the coding sequence ATGTCCCTGCAGTACGGGACGGACTCGGCGCCCCTCGCTGGGAGTTACGGCGCGGCGGATTCGTTTCCAAAAGACTTCGGCTACGgcgtggaggaggaggaagaggaggcggCAGCCGCGGGCGGCGGGGTTGGGGCGGGGGCCGGCGGAGGCTGTGGTCCCGGGGGCGCTGACAGCTCCAAGCCGCGGATCCTGCTCATGGGGCTCCGGCGCAGCGGCAAGTCCTCCATCCAGAAGGTGGTGTTTCATAAAATGTCACCCAACGAGACCCTCTTTTTGGAAAGTACCAACAAGATTTATAAAGATGACATTTCCAATAGCTCCTTTGTGAATTTCCAGATATGGGATTTTCCTGGGCAAATGGATTTTTTTGACCCAACCTTTGACTACGAGATGATCTTCAGGGGAACAGGAGCATTGATATATGTCATCGATGCCCAGGATGACTACATGGAGGCTTTGACAAGACTTCACATTACTGTTTCTAAAGCCTACAAAGTTAACCCAGACATGAATTTTGAGGTTTTTATTCACAAAGTTGATGGTCTGTCTGATGATCACAAAATAGAAACACAGAGGGACATTCATCAAAGGGCCAATGATGACCTTGCAGATGCTGGGCTAGAAAAACTCCATCTCAGCTTTTATTTGACTAGTATCTATGATCATTCAATATTTGAAGCCTTTAGTAAGGTGGTCCAGAAACTCATTCCACAACTGCCGACCTTGGAAAACCTATTAAATATCTTTATATCAAATTCAGGTATTgaaaaagcttttctttttgaTGTTGTCAGCAAAATCTACATTGCAACAGACAGTTCTCCTGTGGATATGCAATCTTATGAACTTTGCTGTGACATGATTGATGTTGTAATCGATGTGTCTTGTATATATGGGTTAAAGGAAGATGGGAGTGGAAGTGCTTATGACAAAGAATCTATGGCAATTATCAAGCTGAATAATACAACTGTACTTTATTTAAAAGAAGTGACTAAATTTTTGGCACTGGTCTGCATTCTTAGGGAAGAAAGCTTTGAACGAAAAGGTTTAATAGACTACAACTTTCACTGTTTCCGAAAAGCTATTCACGAGGTTTTTGAGGTGGGTGTGACTTCTCACAGGAGCTGTCACCAAACCAGTGCTCCCAGTCTGAAAGCATTGGCGCACAATGGCACACCGCGAAACGCCATCTAG